A single genomic interval of Syntrophaceae bacterium harbors:
- the rpoB gene encoding DNA-directed RNA polymerase subunit beta → MREFRKNFGRIQKIIDVPNLIDIQMKSYEKFLQKDVQPEKRAAVGLQGAFRSIFPISDFSGKCSLEFVSYKIGESRYDVKECIAKGLTYAAPLKIVVRLVVFDADRTSEQKIIRDIKEQEIYFGEIPLMTENGTFIVNGTERVIVSQLHRSPGIFFDHDKGKTHASGKLIYSARIIPIRGSWLDFEFDVKDLLYVRIDRRRKMPVTILLKAMGLSTEDILNTFYAIEKITFEDGKAYLDVGPFLANEKAPEDIETKPKGEVLVKKGRKITKQALKRLEELKIRRIPVGRDYIIGKVLSRNVTDPATGEVLVRCNQEITPERLELLQQKGVQGVECIHLDEDRMNASIMETLLIDRIESAEEAIIEIYRRLRPSNPPTPETARRFFKSLFFDPETYDISDVGRVKMNYKLRLDVPTDVTTLRSEDIIEAVRYLIHLKLGEGDCSVDDIDHLGNRRIRSVGELIENQYRIGLIRMERAIKEKMSLQDVETMMPHDLVNAKPVSAVVNEFFGSSQLSQFMDQTNPLSEITHKRRLSALGPGGLTRERAGFEVRDVHNSHYGRICPVETPEGPNIGLIVSLSTYARVNEFGFIETPYRLVENGRVLNDIKYLTAIEEEKFIIAQADAALDAKGRFTESLIYARKGGEFVTVVPEEVELMDVSPNQLVSVAAALIPFLEHDDANRALMGSNMQRQAVPLLQPEVPLIGTGMEPVVAKDSGAVVTARRAGVVESVDAERIVIKCDEAGRGSFDTGVDIYNLTKYQRTNQDTCFNQRPVVVTGERVEAGDIIADGPATQDGELALGRNVMVAFMSWGGYNYEDSILVSERIVKEDVYTSVHIEEFETMARDTKLGKEEITRDIPNVGEEALRNLDDSGIVRMGVYVKPGDILVGKITPKGETTLSPEEKLLRAIFGEKAGDVRDTSLRVPPGVEGIVIDAKIFTRKGAEKDRRSVQIEEDEIRRIYQDRDDEIRIITEAVKSKIQDLLVGKVSAGKLIDPKKKKTVLKKGEEITVEVLEKIPFSLWKGISLEDEALEENLRGMIENLGRKIDLIEAYFEEKVEKQKAGDELPPGVIKLVKVYVAIKRKLSVGDKMAGRHGNKGVLSRILPDEDMPFFEDGTPVDIILNPLGVPSRMNVGQILETHLGWAAREIGEKINALVEKNAAIDALKKEMKRIYGSEEFSRFIDGATEEEIRSFVRRLKKGISVATPVFDGATEEEIRDMLGKANLPVKGQAVLFDGRTGEPFEQQVTVGMIYMLKLHHLVDNKIHARSIGPYSLVTQQPLGGKAQFGGQRLGEMEVWAMEAYGAAHTLQEFLTVKSDDVAGRTRIYEAIVKGEHSLEPGLPESFSVLVKELQSLCLDVELIEKE, encoded by the coding sequence ATGCGTGAATTCAGGAAGAATTTCGGTCGGATCCAGAAGATTATCGACGTCCCGAACCTGATCGACATCCAGATGAAGTCCTACGAGAAGTTCCTCCAGAAGGACGTGCAGCCCGAGAAGCGGGCCGCCGTCGGGCTCCAGGGGGCCTTCAGGAGCATCTTCCCGATCAGCGACTTCAGCGGGAAGTGCTCCCTCGAGTTCGTGAGCTACAAGATCGGCGAGAGCCGCTACGACGTCAAGGAGTGCATCGCCAAGGGCTTGACCTATGCGGCGCCCCTGAAGATCGTGGTGCGGCTCGTCGTTTTCGACGCCGACCGGACGAGCGAGCAGAAGATCATCCGGGACATCAAGGAGCAGGAGATCTACTTCGGCGAGATCCCCCTGATGACCGAAAACGGCACCTTCATCGTCAACGGCACCGAGCGGGTCATCGTGAGCCAGCTCCACCGCTCGCCGGGCATCTTCTTCGACCACGACAAGGGCAAGACCCACGCCAGCGGCAAGCTGATCTACTCGGCGCGCATCATCCCCATCCGGGGCTCCTGGCTCGACTTCGAGTTCGACGTGAAGGACCTGCTCTACGTGCGCATCGACCGGCGCCGCAAGATGCCCGTGACCATCCTGCTGAAGGCCATGGGCCTTTCGACGGAGGACATCCTCAACACCTTCTACGCGATCGAGAAAATCACCTTCGAGGACGGCAAGGCCTACCTCGACGTCGGCCCCTTCCTGGCCAACGAGAAGGCCCCCGAGGACATCGAGACGAAGCCCAAGGGCGAGGTCCTCGTCAAGAAGGGCCGCAAGATCACGAAGCAGGCCCTCAAGCGGCTCGAAGAGCTCAAGATCCGGCGCATCCCCGTCGGCAGGGACTACATCATCGGAAAGGTGCTGTCGCGCAACGTGACGGACCCCGCGACAGGCGAGGTCCTGGTGCGCTGCAACCAGGAGATCACGCCGGAGCGCCTGGAGCTCCTGCAGCAGAAGGGTGTCCAGGGTGTCGAGTGCATCCACCTCGACGAGGACCGGATGAACGCCTCCATCATGGAGACCCTGCTCATCGACAGGATCGAGTCCGCCGAGGAGGCCATCATCGAGATCTACCGCCGCCTGCGGCCCTCGAACCCGCCGACCCCGGAGACGGCGCGGCGCTTCTTCAAGAGCCTCTTCTTCGACCCCGAGACCTATGACATCTCCGACGTGGGCCGCGTCAAGATGAACTACAAGCTGCGGCTCGACGTGCCGACCGACGTGACGACCCTGCGCAGCGAGGACATCATCGAGGCGGTCCGGTACCTCATCCATCTCAAGCTCGGCGAGGGCGACTGCAGCGTCGACGACATCGACCACCTGGGCAACCGGCGCATCCGCTCCGTGGGCGAGCTGATCGAGAACCAGTACCGCATCGGGCTCATCCGCATGGAGCGCGCCATCAAGGAGAAGATGAGCCTCCAGGACGTGGAGACCATGATGCCCCACGACCTGGTGAACGCGAAGCCCGTCTCGGCCGTCGTCAACGAGTTCTTCGGCTCGAGCCAGCTGTCGCAGTTCATGGACCAGACCAACCCCCTGTCCGAGATCACGCACAAGCGCAGGCTCTCGGCCCTGGGGCCGGGCGGCCTCACCCGCGAGCGGGCGGGCTTCGAGGTCCGCGACGTCCACAACAGCCACTACGGCCGGATCTGCCCCGTCGAGACGCCGGAGGGCCCCAACATCGGCCTCATCGTGTCGCTGTCGACCTACGCCCGGGTCAACGAGTTCGGCTTCATCGAGACCCCGTACCGTCTCGTGGAGAACGGCCGCGTCCTCAACGACATCAAGTACCTCACCGCCATCGAGGAGGAGAAGTTCATCATCGCCCAGGCCGACGCCGCCCTGGATGCCAAGGGACGCTTCACGGAGTCGCTCATCTACGCCCGCAAGGGCGGCGAGTTCGTCACCGTCGTCCCCGAGGAGGTGGAGCTCATGGACGTCTCCCCGAACCAGCTCGTCTCGGTGGCCGCCGCCCTCATCCCGTTCCTGGAGCACGACGACGCCAACCGCGCGCTGATGGGCTCCAACATGCAGCGCCAGGCCGTGCCCCTGCTGCAGCCCGAGGTGCCGCTCATCGGCACGGGGATGGAACCCGTCGTGGCCAAGGACTCGGGGGCCGTCGTGACGGCCCGGCGCGCCGGTGTCGTCGAGAGCGTCGATGCCGAGCGAATCGTCATCAAGTGCGACGAGGCCGGGCGGGGCAGCTTCGACACGGGCGTCGACATCTACAACCTGACCAAGTACCAGCGCACCAACCAGGACACCTGCTTCAACCAGCGCCCCGTCGTCGTGACGGGCGAACGCGTCGAGGCCGGCGACATCATCGCCGACGGCCCGGCCACGCAGGACGGCGAACTCGCCCTGGGCCGCAACGTCATGGTCGCCTTCATGTCCTGGGGCGGCTACAACTACGAGGACTCCATCCTCGTGTCCGAGCGGATCGTGAAGGAGGACGTCTACACCTCGGTGCACATCGAGGAGTTCGAGACGATGGCCCGGGACACGAAGCTCGGCAAGGAGGAGATCACCCGCGACATCCCCAACGTGGGCGAGGAGGCCCTGCGCAACCTCGACGACAGCGGCATCGTCCGGATGGGCGTCTACGTGAAGCCCGGCGACATCCTCGTGGGCAAGATCACGCCCAAGGGCGAGACGACCCTGTCCCCCGAGGAGAAGCTGCTGCGGGCCATCTTCGGCGAGAAGGCGGGCGACGTGCGCGACACCTCGCTGCGGGTGCCCCCGGGGGTCGAGGGGATCGTCATCGACGCCAAGATCTTCACCCGCAAGGGCGCCGAGAAGGACCGCCGCTCGGTCCAGATCGAGGAGGACGAGATCCGCCGCATCTACCAGGACCGCGACGACGAGATCCGGATCATCACCGAGGCGGTCAAGAGCAAGATCCAGGACCTGCTCGTCGGGAAGGTCTCCGCGGGCAAGCTCATCGACCCCAAGAAGAAGAAAACGGTGCTCAAGAAGGGCGAGGAGATCACCGTCGAGGTCCTCGAGAAGATCCCCTTCAGCCTCTGGAAGGGCATCTCGCTCGAGGACGAGGCCCTCGAGGAGAACCTGCGGGGCATGATCGAGAACCTCGGGCGCAAGATCGACCTCATCGAGGCCTACTTCGAGGAGAAGGTGGAGAAGCAGAAGGCCGGCGATGAGTTGCCCCCGGGCGTCATCAAGCTCGTCAAGGTCTACGTCGCCATCAAGCGCAAGCTCTCCGTGGGCGACAAGATGGCGGGGCGCCACGGCAACAAGGGGGTCCTGTCGCGCATCCTGCCCGACGAGGACATGCCCTTCTTCGAGGACGGCACGCCCGTGGACATCATCCTCAACCCCCTGGGCGTCCCCTCCCGCATGAACGTGGGGCAGATCCTGGAGACCCACCTCGGCTGGGCCGCCCGGGAGATCGGCGAGAAGATCAACGCCCTGGTCGAGAAGAATGCGGCGATCGACGCCCTCAAGAAGGAGATGAAGCGCATCTACGGATCCGAGGAGTTCAGCCGCTTCATCGACGGGGCCACGGAGGAGGAGATCCGCAGCTTCGTGCGGCGCCTCAAGAAGGGCATCTCGGTGGCCACGCCCGTCTTCGACGGGGCCACGGAGGAGGAGATCCGGGACATGCTCGGCAAGGCGAACCTGCCCGTCAAGGGCCAGGCCGTCCTCTTCGACGGCCGCACGGGCGAGCCCTTCGAGCAGCAGGTCACCGTGGGCATGATCTACATGCTCAAGCTCCACCACCTGGTGGACAACAAGATCCACGCCCGCTCCATCGGCCCCTACTCGCTCGTGACCCAGCAGCCCCTGGGCGGCAAGGCCCAGTTCGGCGGCCAGCGGCTGGGCGAGATGGAGGTCTGGGCCATGGAGGCCTACGGCGCGGCGCACACCCTGCAGGAGTTCCTCACGGTGAAGTCCGACGACGTGGCGGGCCGCACGAGGATCTACGAGGCCATCGTGAAGGGCGAGCACTCGCTCGAGCCGGGCCTGCCCGAGTCCTTCAGCGTGCTCGTCAAGGAGCTCCAGAGCCTCTGCCTGGACGTGGAGTTGATCGAAAAAGAATAG
- the rpoC gene encoding DNA-directed RNA polymerase subunit beta' codes for MEDIFSFFEKPKDPIRFNAIKMSIASPEKIASWSHGEVKKPETINYRTFKPERDGLFCAKIFGPVKDYECLCGRYKRMKHRGVVCEKCGVEVIQSKVRRERMGHITLAAPVAHIWFLKSLPSRIGNVIDLSLKELEKVLYFESWIVLDPKDTPLRKKELLSEERYIECREKYGADGFVAGIGAEAARVLLQETNLDELDAELRAELKEATSDTKRKKLTKRLRVVEALRKSGNRPEWMILTTIPVIPPDLRPLVPLEGGRFATSDLNDLYRRVINRNNRLKRLMELNAPEIIIRNEKRMLQEAVDVLFDNGRRGRAITGSNKRPLRSLSDMLKGKQGRFRQNLLGKRVDYSGRSVITVGPDLRLHQCGLPKKMALELFKPFIYNRLMEKGYVTTVKSAKKMVERETPEVWDALDEVVREYPVILNRAPTLHRLGMQAFEPVLIEGKAIQLHPLVCTAFNADFDGDQMAVHVPLSIEAQVESRVLMMSTNNILSPAHGKPIIVPSQDIVLGLYYMTRARSDSRGTGTIFSSPEEVRQAFDAGEVDLQAKVKVRMNGHLAETTVGRVLLYEIVPKEIPFEVINKVMNKKEVANLIDYCYRSCGDKATVILADRLKDTGFRYATVSGASIAIHNMVIPAGKRDIVAKADKDVLEVQRQYMDGLITDGERYNKVIDIWAQATEKVAAEMLSSIGSEEIELADGRKRTLESFNPIYMMADSGARGSAAQIRQLAGMRGLMAKPSGEIIETPITANFREGLTVLQYFISTHGARKGLADTALKTANSGYLTRRLVDVAQDCTISEDDCRTLDGIFVQALVEGGEIIETAGERVLGRVALEDILDPFTGEVIVKANEEIDETLAKKLDDAGIERVQIRSVLTCKSKFGVCAKCYGRDLAHGHLVNIGEAVGIIAAQSIGEPGTQLTMRTFHIGGTAKFEEHSTLEARHDGTLKFVNLNCVKRGKDLVVMNRNGEIHVLDEEGRNRGKYPVPYGAHLKVGENAKVKRGDRIAEWDPFSIPILAEVAGTVKYGDIIEGKTVQEQVDEVTGLSRKVIIEFSDPDLRPRISIKDKEGRTARVPGTNSQARYLLSVGVNIGVNEGDRVEAGDIIAKIPRETTKTKDITGGLPRVAELFEARKPKEFAVISEIDGVVSFGKDVKGRRRVIVTPEVGEKKEYLIPKGKHITVQEGDRVTAGEPLMDGASNPHDLLSIKGEKELARYLVDEVQEVYRLQGVKINDKHIEIIVRQMLRRVRVTDPGDTNFLADEQVEKSRFQEENDRVIEKGGRPAVGEPILLGITKASLSTQSFISAASFQETTRVLTEAALAGKIDYLRGIKENVIMGRLIPAGSGLPLYKKLGMVVEGADEEIAAPAEKMLDIQASN; via the coding sequence GTGGAAGACATTTTCAGCTTTTTCGAAAAGCCGAAGGATCCCATCCGGTTCAACGCCATCAAAATGTCCATCGCCTCCCCGGAGAAGATCGCCTCGTGGTCGCACGGCGAGGTGAAGAAGCCCGAGACGATCAACTACCGGACCTTCAAGCCCGAGCGCGACGGCCTGTTCTGCGCCAAGATCTTCGGGCCCGTGAAGGACTACGAGTGCCTCTGCGGCCGCTACAAGCGGATGAAGCACCGCGGGGTGGTCTGCGAGAAGTGCGGCGTCGAGGTCATCCAGTCCAAGGTCCGCCGCGAGCGGATGGGCCACATCACGCTGGCGGCCCCCGTGGCGCACATCTGGTTCCTGAAGAGCCTCCCGAGCCGGATCGGCAACGTCATCGATCTCTCCCTCAAGGAGCTCGAGAAGGTCCTGTACTTCGAGTCGTGGATCGTGCTCGACCCGAAGGACACCCCCCTCCGGAAGAAGGAGCTCCTCTCGGAGGAGCGCTACATCGAGTGCCGCGAGAAGTACGGGGCCGACGGGTTCGTGGCCGGCATCGGCGCCGAGGCGGCCCGCGTGCTCCTGCAGGAGACGAACCTGGACGAGCTCGACGCGGAGCTGCGGGCCGAGCTCAAGGAGGCCACCTCCGACACGAAGCGCAAGAAGCTCACCAAGCGCCTGCGCGTCGTCGAGGCCCTGCGCAAGAGCGGCAACCGCCCCGAGTGGATGATCCTGACGACGATCCCCGTGATCCCGCCGGACCTGCGGCCCCTGGTGCCCCTCGAGGGCGGGCGCTTCGCCACCTCGGACCTCAACGACCTCTACCGGCGCGTCATCAACCGCAACAACCGCCTCAAGCGGCTCATGGAACTGAACGCCCCCGAGATCATCATCCGCAACGAGAAGCGCATGCTCCAGGAGGCCGTCGACGTGCTCTTCGACAACGGCCGGCGCGGCCGGGCCATCACAGGCTCCAACAAGCGCCCCCTGCGGTCGCTCTCGGACATGCTCAAGGGCAAGCAGGGCCGGTTCCGCCAGAACCTTCTGGGCAAGCGCGTGGACTACTCGGGCCGCTCCGTCATCACCGTCGGTCCCGACCTGCGGCTCCACCAGTGCGGGCTGCCCAAGAAGATGGCCCTCGAGCTCTTCAAGCCTTTCATCTACAACCGCCTCATGGAGAAGGGCTACGTCACGACGGTCAAGAGCGCCAAGAAGATGGTCGAGCGCGAGACCCCCGAGGTCTGGGACGCCCTGGACGAGGTGGTGCGCGAGTACCCCGTCATCCTCAACCGCGCCCCCACCCTGCACCGGCTGGGCATGCAGGCCTTCGAGCCCGTACTCATCGAGGGCAAGGCGATCCAGCTCCACCCGCTGGTCTGCACGGCCTTCAACGCGGACTTCGACGGCGACCAGATGGCGGTCCATGTGCCGCTGTCCATCGAGGCGCAGGTCGAGAGCCGCGTGCTCATGATGTCGACGAACAACATCCTGTCGCCGGCCCACGGCAAGCCCATCATCGTGCCCTCCCAGGACATCGTCCTGGGGCTCTACTACATGACCCGGGCCCGCTCGGACAGCCGCGGCACGGGGACGATCTTCTCGAGCCCCGAGGAGGTGCGCCAGGCCTTCGACGCGGGCGAGGTGGACCTCCAGGCCAAGGTGAAGGTCCGCATGAACGGGCACCTCGCCGAGACGACGGTGGGCCGCGTGCTGCTCTACGAGATCGTGCCCAAGGAGATCCCCTTCGAGGTCATCAACAAGGTGATGAACAAGAAGGAGGTCGCCAACCTCATCGACTACTGCTACCGCTCCTGCGGCGACAAGGCGACGGTCATCCTCGCCGACCGCCTCAAGGACACGGGCTTCCGCTACGCCACCGTCTCCGGGGCCTCCATCGCGATCCACAACATGGTGATCCCCGCGGGCAAGCGGGACATCGTCGCCAAGGCCGACAAGGACGTCCTCGAGGTGCAGCGGCAGTACATGGACGGCCTCATCACCGACGGCGAGCGCTACAACAAGGTCATCGACATCTGGGCGCAGGCCACCGAAAAGGTCGCCGCCGAGATGCTCTCCTCCATCGGCTCCGAGGAGATCGAGCTGGCCGACGGCAGGAAGCGCACCCTTGAGAGCTTCAACCCCATCTACATGATGGCCGACTCGGGGGCCCGCGGCAGCGCCGCCCAGATCCGCCAGCTCGCGGGCATGCGCGGCCTGATGGCCAAACCCTCGGGCGAGATCATCGAGACCCCGATCACGGCCAACTTCCGCGAGGGCCTCACGGTGCTGCAGTACTTCATCTCGACCCACGGCGCGCGCAAGGGTCTGGCCGACACGGCCCTCAAGACGGCCAACTCGGGCTACCTGACGCGCCGGCTCGTCGACGTGGCCCAGGACTGCACGATCAGCGAGGACGACTGCCGGACCCTCGACGGGATCTTCGTCCAGGCCCTGGTCGAGGGCGGCGAGATCATCGAGACGGCCGGCGAGCGCGTCCTGGGCCGCGTGGCCCTCGAGGACATCCTGGACCCCTTCACGGGCGAGGTGATCGTGAAGGCCAACGAGGAGATCGACGAGACGCTCGCGAAGAAGCTCGACGACGCCGGCATCGAGCGCGTCCAGATCCGCTCGGTGCTCACCTGCAAGTCCAAGTTCGGCGTCTGCGCGAAGTGCTACGGCCGGGATCTCGCCCACGGCCACCTCGTCAACATCGGCGAGGCCGTGGGGATCATCGCGGCCCAGTCCATCGGCGAGCCGGGCACGCAGCTCACGATGCGGACCTTCCACATCGGCGGCACGGCGAAGTTCGAGGAGCACTCGACCCTGGAGGCCCGGCACGACGGGACGCTGAAGTTCGTCAACCTCAACTGCGTCAAGCGCGGCAAGGACCTCGTCGTGATGAACCGCAACGGCGAGATCCACGTCCTCGACGAGGAGGGCCGCAACCGCGGCAAGTACCCCGTCCCCTACGGGGCGCACCTCAAGGTCGGCGAGAACGCCAAGGTCAAGCGCGGCGACCGCATCGCCGAGTGGGACCCCTTCTCCATCCCGATCCTCGCCGAGGTGGCCGGGACGGTGAAGTACGGCGACATCATCGAGGGCAAGACCGTGCAGGAGCAGGTCGACGAGGTGACGGGCCTCTCGAGAAAGGTCATCATCGAGTTTTCCGACCCCGACCTGCGGCCCCGGATCTCGATCAAGGACAAGGAGGGCCGGACGGCCAGGGTGCCGGGCACGAACAGCCAGGCCCGCTACCTCCTCTCCGTGGGCGTCAACATCGGCGTCAACGAGGGCGACAGGGTCGAGGCGGGCGACATCATCGCCAAGATCCCCCGCGAGACCACGAAGACCAAGGACATCACGGGCGGCCTGCCCCGCGTGGCGGAGCTCTTCGAGGCGAGAAAGCCGAAGGAATTCGCGGTCATCTCCGAGATCGACGGCGTGGTGTCCTTCGGCAAGGACGTCAAGGGCCGCCGCCGGGTGATCGTGACCCCCGAGGTGGGCGAAAAGAAGGAGTACCTCATCCCGAAGGGCAAGCACATCACCGTCCAGGAAGGCGACCGGGTCACGGCGGGCGAGCCCCTCATGGACGGGGCCTCCAACCCCCACGACCTGCTGAGCATCAAGGGGGAAAAGGAGCTCGCCCGGTACCTCGTCGACGAGGTGCAGGAGGTCTACCGCCTGCAGGGCGTCAAGATCAACGACAAGCACATCGAGATCATCGTCCGCCAGATGCTGCGCCGGGTTCGGGTCACCGACCCCGGGGACACGAACTTCCTGGCCGACGAGCAGGTCGAGAAGAGCCGTTTCCAGGAGGAAAACGACCGGGTGATCGAGAAGGGCGGCCGTCCCGCCGTGGGCGAGCCGATCCTGCTGGGCATCACGAAGGCGTCGCTCTCCACGCAGAGCTTCATCTCGGCGGCCTCCTTCCAGGAGACGACCCGGGTGCTCACCGAGGCGGCCCTGGCCGGCAAGATCGACTACCTGCGCGGAATCAAAGAGAATGTCATCATGGGCCGCCTCATCCCGGCCGGCTCGGGGCTGCCCCTCTACAAGAAGCTCGGCATGGTGGTCGAGGGGGCAGACGAGGAAATCGCCGCACCCGCAGAGAAAATGCTTGACATTCAGGCCTCTAATTGA
- a CDS encoding 30S ribosomal protein S12: protein MPTINQLVRKGRRQVRKKTTTPALVSCPQRRGVCVRVYTTTPKKPNSALRKVARVRLTSGYEVTAYIPGIGHNLQEHSVVLVRGGRVKDLPGVRYHIVRGTLDAVGVQDRKQGRSKYGAKKPS, encoded by the coding sequence ATGCCGACGATCAACCAGCTAGTGCGGAAAGGGAGGCGGCAGGTCCGGAAAAAGACGACGACCCCCGCCCTCGTGTCGTGCCCGCAGCGCCGCGGCGTCTGCGTCCGCGTCTACACGACGACGCCCAAGAAGCCCAACTCGGCGCTCCGCAAGGTGGCCCGCGTGCGCCTGACGAGCGGCTACGAGGTGACGGCGTACATCCCGGGCATCGGCCACAACCTGCAGGAGCACTCGGTCGTCCTGGTCCGGGGCGGTCGCGTGAAGGACCTCCCGGGGGTTCGGTACCACATCGTCCGGGGCACCCTGGATGCCGTCGGCGTCCAGGACCGCAAGCAGGGGCGTTCGAAGTACGGCGCCAAGAAGCCGAGCTGA
- the rpsG gene encoding 30S ribosomal protein S7, with translation MPRRREIQKRQITPDAKYGSVLVAKFVNSLMKKGKKSTAESILYGAFDIIEKRAKEQPLAVFEKALDNVKPVIEVRSRRVGGATYQVPTEVAPGRRQALAFRWIIGNAMARSEKTMREKLAGELMDAAQNRGASVKKREDVHKMAEANKAFAHYRF, from the coding sequence ATGCCAAGACGACGAGAGATCCAGAAGCGGCAGATCACGCCCGACGCGAAGTACGGCAGCGTGCTCGTGGCGAAGTTCGTCAACAGCCTCATGAAGAAGGGCAAGAAGAGCACCGCCGAGAGCATCCTCTACGGGGCCTTCGACATCATCGAGAAGCGGGCCAAGGAGCAGCCCCTGGCCGTCTTCGAGAAGGCCCTGGACAACGTCAAGCCGGTCATCGAGGTGCGCTCCCGCCGGGTCGGCGGCGCCACCTACCAGGTCCCCACGGAAGTGGCCCCGGGCCGCAGGCAGGCCTTGGCCTTCCGGTGGATCATCGGCAACGCCATGGCCCGGTCGGAAAAGACCATGCGGGAAAAGCTCGCCGGCGAGCTCATGGACGCCGCGCAAAACCGTGGCGCCTCCGTCAAGAAGCGGGAGGACGTCCACAAGATGGCCGAGGCCAACAAGGCCTTCGCCCACTACCGGTTCTAG